A genome region from Cohaesibacter gelatinilyticus includes the following:
- a CDS encoding CcdB family protein — translation MAQFDVFRLRSGILVVDLQTDLIGIDASRIVAPLREIGSYTAFPGLTPKVNLNDKFWIVRIQELAAVSGAELHECVGSLQEERDNLKRALDILIDGF, via the coding sequence ATGGCTCAGTTTGATGTCTTCCGCCTACGCAGCGGGATCCTTGTTGTTGACCTTCAAACAGACCTGATCGGTATAGATGCATCCCGAATTGTTGCTCCTTTACGAGAGATCGGCAGCTACACGGCATTTCCCGGTCTGACCCCCAAAGTAAATTTGAATGACAAGTTCTGGATTGTTCGTATTCAGGAACTCGCTGCTGTCTCTGGTGCGGAACTGCATGAGTGTGTTGGGTCGCTGCAAGAAGAGAGAGATAATCTCAAACGGGCTTTGGATATCCTGATTGACGGCTTCTGA
- a CDS encoding type II toxin-antitoxin system CcdA family antitoxin — protein MRAKVNLTLDSDVANEARELGLNMSRLAESAIAEAAKLERNRRWREENSDALDAYAREVEENGLPLAEHRTF, from the coding sequence ATGCGCGCGAAAGTGAATCTTACTTTGGACAGCGATGTGGCCAATGAGGCACGAGAGCTTGGTCTCAATATGTCCCGTTTGGCGGAATCTGCCATTGCAGAAGCCGCAAAGCTGGAGCGTAACCGGCGCTGGCGTGAAGAAAACAGCGACGCTCTTGATGCATATGCGCGTGAAGTTGAAGAAAATGGTCTGCCACTCGCAGAACACCGTACTTTCTAA
- a CDS encoding LysR substrate-binding domain-containing protein has product MSISRRFVPSLQELRALDAVVRHKSISAAARELNVSQPTISYHIKQLEEKWETKLFRSKGRGLEQTELVEDILSEVSSINQSIENLSYMLASQTAQKPLAVSIAPSLASIMLVPRLERFQEAHPNIPIRISATNRYVKFSEEKIDLALRLLPKPDDDLAPSLLLPKPNERMRVVCSPYYLRKLTGTDLAPRSANLSLLENADFIHEDEAFHWQKYLTSFWPDYTSSMTQKLIFNNADMILQSAIAGRGLAILRDLYVFDALAKGDLVEPFAPTLACQRAFQFVLPDNAMPTQAAWNFIGWLCEEIKAMDGTTG; this is encoded by the coding sequence ATGTCTATCTCTCGTCGCTTCGTTCCTTCCTTACAAGAATTACGCGCCCTGGATGCTGTTGTTCGGCATAAATCCATCTCGGCAGCCGCACGAGAACTGAACGTTTCTCAGCCAACAATTTCCTACCATATCAAACAGTTGGAGGAAAAGTGGGAAACCAAGCTCTTTCGTTCAAAGGGTCGAGGATTGGAACAGACCGAACTGGTCGAGGATATTCTGTCAGAGGTTTCCAGTATCAACCAGTCCATAGAGAATTTATCCTATATGTTGGCCAGCCAGACTGCGCAAAAGCCGCTGGCTGTGAGTATTGCCCCCTCTCTCGCTTCAATCATGCTGGTTCCAAGACTTGAACGCTTCCAGGAGGCGCATCCCAATATTCCAATTCGCATCAGCGCAACCAATCGTTACGTGAAATTCAGCGAGGAAAAGATTGATCTCGCCTTACGGCTTCTACCCAAACCTGATGACGATCTCGCCCCCTCATTGCTGCTTCCAAAGCCCAATGAACGAATGCGGGTAGTGTGTTCGCCATACTATTTAAGGAAGCTAACTGGAACAGATCTTGCGCCACGAAGTGCAAATCTATCACTACTTGAGAACGCCGATTTCATTCATGAAGACGAAGCATTCCATTGGCAGAAATACCTCACCAGCTTTTGGCCAGACTATACTAGCTCCATGACACAAAAACTGATCTTCAATAATGCTGACATGATTCTGCAAAGTGCCATTGCCGGGAGGGGCCTCGCTATCTTGCGCGATCTCTATGTTTTTGATGCTCTGGCCAAGGGAGATTTGGTTGAGCCCTTTGCACCAACCCTGGCCTGCCAGCGCGCCTTTCAGTTCGTTTTGCCGGACAATGCAATGCCTACTCAAGCAGCTTGGAATTTCATTGGTTGGTTGTGTGAAGAAATCAAAGCAATGGATGGAACAACAGGTTAG
- a CDS encoding transporter substrate-binding domain-containing protein, whose protein sequence is MKTTKAILLGALLSAAASLCAASVQAGEALDAIMKDKMLVVGSNSDYRPNAFMGDDNQLQGFDIDVSKEVAKRLGVDVKFVTPGWEVMTAGRWSGRWHMVVGSMTPTKARAEVLDFPAVYYYTPAAFAVHKNSKATNLEELNGKTIGVVGSSTYHKYLQHNLEINAVGVPEFEYKVKPGEIKLYGDINEFDELALGDGVRLDALVQSVTVIQEAIKKGLPIKQLGDPIFYEPLAIAIDKGDKEFADKLASIVEDMKKDGTLAKLSVKWHGADLVTTK, encoded by the coding sequence ATGAAAACAACCAAGGCAATTTTGCTCGGCGCTCTGCTGAGTGCTGCTGCATCACTCTGTGCAGCGAGTGTGCAAGCCGGCGAAGCCCTCGATGCCATCATGAAGGATAAGATGCTGGTTGTTGGCTCCAACTCCGATTATCGCCCCAATGCCTTCATGGGAGATGACAATCAACTGCAAGGCTTTGATATTGATGTTTCCAAGGAAGTGGCCAAACGTCTTGGCGTTGACGTGAAATTCGTCACACCGGGTTGGGAAGTGATGACTGCTGGTCGTTGGTCTGGCCGTTGGCACATGGTGGTTGGGTCCATGACACCGACCAAAGCGCGTGCTGAAGTGCTCGACTTCCCTGCAGTTTATTATTACACACCAGCGGCATTTGCGGTTCACAAAAATTCCAAAGCGACCAACCTGGAAGAGTTGAATGGCAAGACCATCGGTGTTGTTGGATCTTCTACCTATCACAAATATCTGCAGCACAATCTCGAGATCAATGCGGTTGGCGTGCCGGAATTTGAGTACAAGGTAAAGCCGGGTGAAATCAAACTCTATGGCGATATCAATGAATTCGACGAACTGGCATTGGGCGATGGTGTCCGTCTGGACGCGTTAGTTCAATCAGTGACCGTTATTCAGGAAGCCATCAAGAAAGGTTTGCCAATCAAACAACTTGGTGATCCGATATTCTATGAACCACTTGCCATCGCTATCGATAAGGGAGACAAGGAATTCGCCGACAAACTGGCTTCGATCGTCGAAGATATGAAGAAAGATGGCACACTGGCCAAGCTATCCGTTAAATGGCACGGCGCTGATCTTGTAACCACCAAATAA
- a CDS encoding amino acid ABC transporter permease — translation MITLTNGTLWSGPTRLRACLVMGGLVFALALLTSANEGLVGSFLRPAMSEESLAGWWGRLSTSLVLAGFTLGLGYGLLSLSRKAQLVIVWILLAMGALGFFLSFNLSFEFIGRKLPFLITTGAFTTLYVSAISITLAFILALLGASAKMSGIGVVEGIGAFYTSYFRGVPLLVQLFLIYLGLPQVGIIVPPVPAAIAALALVYGAYMTEIFRSGIQSISVGQWEAADALGLQRMLTFRKVILPQAMRIIVPPTGNQFIAMLKDSSLVSVVGVWDIMFIARTQGRADFKILEMLITASVIYWMLSVLLEFAQQRIEAHYSKAHQR, via the coding sequence ATGATTACCTTAACCAATGGCACTCTTTGGTCTGGCCCCACTCGGCTAAGAGCTTGTCTTGTGATGGGAGGGCTAGTGTTCGCACTGGCTCTCCTTACTTCCGCCAATGAAGGGCTGGTCGGCTCTTTCCTGCGTCCAGCCATGAGCGAAGAAAGCCTTGCTGGATGGTGGGGGCGTCTATCGACCTCACTTGTGCTGGCCGGCTTCACCTTGGGCCTTGGTTATGGACTACTAAGCCTGTCGCGCAAGGCACAACTGGTTATTGTGTGGATTCTCTTGGCCATGGGGGCCCTTGGCTTCTTCCTGTCGTTTAATCTCAGCTTCGAGTTTATCGGTAGGAAGTTACCCTTTCTCATCACGACCGGGGCGTTTACGACCCTCTATGTGTCGGCCATATCCATCACGTTGGCTTTCATCCTGGCATTGCTTGGCGCATCAGCCAAAATGTCTGGAATTGGTGTAGTCGAGGGAATTGGAGCGTTCTATACCTCTTATTTCCGTGGTGTCCCTTTGCTGGTGCAATTGTTCCTGATTTATTTGGGGCTGCCACAAGTCGGGATCATCGTCCCTCCGGTACCTGCCGCCATAGCAGCCTTGGCGCTGGTCTATGGGGCCTATATGACCGAGATTTTCCGATCTGGCATTCAGTCCATCTCGGTAGGGCAATGGGAAGCGGCTGATGCACTCGGTCTGCAACGAATGTTGACCTTTAGAAAGGTTATCTTGCCACAGGCGATGCGGATCATTGTTCCACCGACTGGCAATCAGTTCATTGCAATGTTGAAGGACTCCTCGCTTGTTTCCGTGGTGGGCGTCTGGGACATCATGTTCATTGCAAGAACACAGGGCAGAGCTGACTTCAAGATTCTGGAAATGTTGATTACGGCATCAGTCATCTATTGGATGCTGTCGGTCTTGCTTGAATTCGCGCAACAGCGGATTGAGGCCCATTATTCCAAGGCCCATCAGCGCTAG
- a CDS encoding gamma-glutamyl-gamma-aminobutyrate hydrolase family protein — MGGSAPIVGILATSTSDAGLDAQIIDDKYLLAAMEVIDAVPLILPTLFGKKEFERILPMLDGVILTGDASNLQPSLYGAGGDEKSHGPFDTKRDSSAFELIQLAFDRDVPLLGICRGMQEMNVVLGGTMRNDVNENKAFDRHHPTDYSQPPNQRYGAAHELKLEAYGLLAEILGPGSHSVNSLHEQAVETLAPALMLDAISEDGLIEAFHHPDKRFFLGLQWHAEFAAKDNEISSAIFTAFSKAMASKNQSLTALAKG, encoded by the coding sequence ATGGGTGGTTCTGCTCCAATCGTTGGCATTCTTGCGACTTCTACCAGTGATGCTGGACTGGATGCGCAAATTATTGATGACAAATATCTTCTGGCTGCAATGGAAGTGATCGATGCAGTTCCCCTCATCCTGCCAACCTTGTTTGGCAAGAAGGAGTTTGAACGGATTTTGCCAATGCTGGATGGCGTGATCCTGACTGGTGATGCCTCCAATCTTCAACCCTCCTTATATGGTGCTGGTGGGGATGAGAAAAGCCATGGGCCGTTTGATACAAAGCGCGATTCTTCAGCTTTTGAGCTTATTCAGTTGGCCTTCGATCGAGATGTTCCATTGCTTGGTATCTGTCGTGGCATGCAAGAGATGAATGTCGTGTTGGGCGGCACCATGCGCAATGATGTCAATGAAAACAAAGCCTTCGACCGTCATCATCCAACGGACTATAGCCAACCGCCTAACCAACGCTATGGCGCTGCGCATGAGTTGAAATTGGAAGCGTATGGTTTGCTCGCTGAAATCCTCGGTCCGGGTTCTCATTCCGTCAACTCCCTGCACGAGCAAGCCGTTGAGACTCTGGCACCAGCGTTGATGTTGGATGCAATATCCGAAGATGGATTGATCGAAGCTTTTCATCATCCGGACAAACGCTTCTTCTTGGGCCTGCAATGGCACGCAGAATTTGCCGCAAAAGACAATGAGATCTCTAGCGCTATTTTTACAGCGTTTTCTAAGGCTATGGCGTCAAAGAACCAATCCCTGACTGCTCTGGCCAAGGGCTGA
- a CDS encoding LysR family transcriptional regulator: MDIRQLQYLIALAREKHFTRAAQVCNVTQPTLSGRIRQLEQELGVSIVRRGQRYLGLTDDGERVLAWAKRIVEDCDGLRDELAGLTGDLRGRITVGAIPSALPMVPKVVQAMRNSYPAVQFTILSRSSKDIQRQLEDGSIDAGISYLGNEKLDNTRTWPLYTERYCLFIHRDHELSSREALSWKEAAEQSLCCLTPDMQFRQIVDAAFKQVDCFPHADVESNSINNLYAFIQTGHYAAVLPENCKIHLSEMEGLCAIPLVEPEVEHMVGLVMQNRDPMPRLLSALGQSSQGLVL, encoded by the coding sequence ATGGATATCCGTCAGCTTCAATATTTGATTGCATTGGCTCGGGAGAAGCACTTCACCCGGGCGGCGCAAGTGTGCAATGTCACCCAGCCAACTCTCTCTGGCCGTATTCGCCAGCTGGAGCAGGAGCTAGGCGTCTCCATTGTGCGCCGAGGACAGCGCTATCTTGGTCTTACGGATGATGGCGAGCGGGTTTTGGCTTGGGCCAAGCGCATTGTTGAAGATTGTGACGGCTTGCGGGATGAATTGGCAGGCCTGACTGGTGATCTGCGCGGGCGCATAACTGTGGGGGCAATTCCTTCCGCTCTCCCCATGGTCCCCAAGGTGGTGCAAGCCATGCGCAACAGCTATCCGGCGGTTCAATTCACAATCTTGTCCCGTAGTTCCAAGGATATCCAGCGCCAACTTGAAGATGGCTCAATCGATGCCGGGATTTCCTACCTTGGCAATGAAAAGCTGGACAATACACGCACCTGGCCACTTTATACCGAACGCTATTGCCTGTTCATTCATCGCGATCATGAGCTTTCGAGCAGGGAAGCCTTGAGTTGGAAAGAAGCTGCAGAACAAAGCCTTTGTTGCTTAACCCCGGACATGCAGTTCCGCCAGATTGTCGATGCTGCCTTCAAACAGGTTGATTGCTTTCCTCATGCAGATGTCGAAAGCAATAGCATCAACAATCTCTACGCCTTCATCCAGACTGGTCACTATGCCGCTGTTCTGCCGGAGAATTGCAAAATTCATCTCAGCGAAATGGAAGGCCTATGCGCCATTCCGTTGGTTGAGCCGGAAGTGGAACATATGGTTGGCCTTGTCATGCAAAACCGTGATCCCATGCCACGGCTGCTCTCAGCCCTTGGCCAGAGCAGTCAGGGATTGGTTCTTTGA
- a CDS encoding formate dehydrogenase subunit delta, which translates to MNQDELIRMANQIADFFQSYPQARAVDGVATHVRDFWDPRMKGQISTLIDEQGDKLKPLAIDGLKKCLD; encoded by the coding sequence ATGAATCAGGATGAGCTGATCAGAATGGCCAATCAGATCGCGGATTTCTTTCAATCCTATCCGCAAGCCCGAGCTGTAGACGGCGTCGCTACCCATGTTCGTGATTTCTGGGATCCGCGCATGAAGGGGCAGATCTCAACACTTATCGACGAGCAAGGGGATAAGTTGAAGCCACTCGCCATCGACGGTCTGAAAAAGTGCCTTGATTAG
- the fdhD gene encoding formate dehydrogenase accessory sulfurtransferase FdhD, translating to MPQNKVKISELNQMEEVAASRLMPGKRVGLEGSIDDSWIIAEEMPVGILVNGEDFAVMMLTPSDLEDFALGFALSEGLVSSPDEIKRMALTPVADGYLLNLTIEGEGKSDSFARRRALAGRSSCGLCGAQSLSASVTAPPRVFGVQPQLDAVRKAFAAFGAKQIMRQENHTTHAAALCDRQGNILLLREDIGRHNAVDKLAGAAIKQGYEPSRCFLLLSSRLSFEMVQKAAVLGVPLVAAASAPSVLALKLAKTANMHIVIRNRDELMCFDPKDMPEKGNE from the coding sequence ATGCCGCAGAATAAGGTCAAAATCAGCGAGTTGAACCAGATGGAAGAGGTCGCCGCGTCTCGCCTGATGCCAGGCAAGCGCGTCGGTCTTGAGGGGAGCATCGATGACAGCTGGATCATCGCCGAGGAAATGCCAGTTGGCATTCTCGTCAATGGCGAAGATTTTGCAGTCATGATGCTCACACCTTCAGATCTGGAAGATTTCGCTCTCGGTTTTGCCTTATCCGAAGGATTGGTCTCATCCCCGGATGAGATCAAACGCATGGCCCTGACACCGGTTGCGGATGGCTATCTGCTGAACCTCACCATCGAAGGTGAGGGGAAAAGTGATAGTTTTGCTCGCCGCCGCGCATTGGCAGGCCGCTCTTCCTGCGGGCTATGCGGGGCTCAAAGCTTATCGGCCAGCGTCACCGCACCACCTCGGGTATTTGGTGTTCAACCACAACTGGATGCGGTGCGCAAAGCCTTTGCCGCTTTTGGTGCCAAGCAGATCATGCGGCAGGAAAATCACACGACCCACGCAGCAGCTCTTTGTGATCGGCAAGGCAATATCTTGCTGCTGCGAGAAGATATCGGCCGTCATAATGCCGTCGACAAGTTGGCTGGTGCCGCCATCAAGCAAGGCTATGAGCCAAGTCGCTGCTTTTTGCTGTTATCCAGCCGCTTGAGCTTCGAGATGGTTCAGAAGGCTGCTGTTCTTGGTGTTCCACTGGTTGCAGCAGCGTCTGCCCCTAGCGTTTTGGCCCTGAAACTTGCCAAGACAGCAAACATGCACATAGTCATCAGAAATCGGGACGAGCTGATGTGCTTTGATCCCAAAGATATGCCCGAAAAAGGCAATGAATAA
- the fdhF gene encoding formate dehydrogenase subunit alpha, whose product MSLIKETDHGTPEGAGKPITLWIDDVEVTVPEGSSVMHAASKVERPIPKLCATDSLEAWGSCRMCLVEIEGVRGTPSSCTTPVRDGMKVTTQNNRLERLRKGVMELYISDHPLDCLTCPTNGDCELQDTAGTVGLREVRYGMKGENHFEEEVKAPIDGSNPYFQFDASKCIVCSRCVRACEETQGTFALTIEGRGFDSKVSAGVGMDDFFSSDCVSCGACVQACPTATLVEKAVADHGTPSRSVVTTCAYCGVGCSFKAEMQGDELIRMVPYKDGKANEGHSCVKGRFAFGYATHKDRQTEPMIRESYTDPWRKVSWNEAIAFAADRLKATQAKHGKGSIGGITSSRCTNEEVYVVQKMIRAAFGTNNVDTCARVCHSPTGYGLKTTLGTSAGTQTFASVDKSDVILLIGANPTDAHPVFGSRMKKRLRAGAKSIVVDPRRIDLVKSAHIRADHHIQLRPGTNVAVMNALAHVVVTEGLVDEDFVTERCDPVEFERWRAFASEERNSPESLAEIIGVDPQELRQAARLYATGGNGAIYYGLGVTEHSQGSTMVMAMANLAMATGNFGREGVGINPLRGQNNVQGSCDMGSFPHELPGYRHVADDATRALFEADWGVELLAEPGLRIPNMFAAAIDGSYKGMFVQGEDIAQSDPNTSHVEEALKALDILIVQDLFLNETAAFAHVFLPGTSFLEKDGTFTNAERRINRVRPVMKEQSELSEWEAVCRLAKAMGYDMSYNNAAEIMDEIARLTPSFAGVSHQRLDNGESLQWPVNDANPDGSPIMHVNGFAGGKGQFMITDYVPTSERSNRFYPLLLTTGRILSQYNVGAQTRRTENSRWHEEDILEIHPHDAEDRGIADGDQVSIASRMGSTTLRAELTDRMPVGVVYTTFHHPLSGANVITTDNSDWATNCPEYKVTAVQVHRSNRPSDWQEEHKDKAQTHYRIRVDAAE is encoded by the coding sequence ATGAGCTTGATTAAAGAGACCGATCATGGCACCCCCGAAGGTGCTGGCAAACCGATAACCCTCTGGATTGATGATGTCGAAGTGACCGTGCCGGAAGGTAGTTCGGTGATGCATGCCGCCAGCAAGGTGGAACGTCCGATCCCAAAACTTTGTGCAACCGACAGTCTGGAAGCATGGGGTTCCTGCCGCATGTGTCTTGTCGAGATTGAAGGCGTGCGTGGCACACCATCCTCTTGCACGACGCCTGTGCGCGATGGCATGAAGGTTACGACCCAGAACAACCGGTTGGAGCGTTTGCGCAAAGGCGTTATGGAGCTTTATATCTCCGATCATCCTCTGGATTGCCTGACCTGTCCAACCAATGGCGATTGTGAACTTCAAGACACCGCAGGCACCGTTGGCTTGCGTGAAGTGCGTTATGGCATGAAAGGTGAGAACCATTTCGAAGAGGAAGTCAAAGCGCCGATTGATGGCTCCAACCCTTATTTCCAGTTCGACGCTTCCAAATGTATCGTTTGCTCCCGCTGCGTACGCGCTTGTGAAGAGACCCAAGGCACCTTTGCTCTGACCATCGAAGGCCGTGGCTTCGATAGTAAAGTCTCTGCCGGCGTTGGCATGGATGATTTCTTCTCTTCCGATTGTGTCTCTTGTGGCGCTTGTGTTCAGGCCTGCCCGACTGCAACATTGGTTGAGAAAGCTGTAGCTGATCATGGCACCCCATCCCGCAGCGTTGTTACTACATGCGCCTATTGTGGTGTTGGCTGTTCCTTCAAGGCAGAGATGCAAGGCGACGAGCTGATCCGCATGGTTCCTTACAAGGATGGCAAGGCCAATGAAGGCCATTCCTGTGTCAAAGGCCGCTTTGCCTTTGGCTATGCTACCCATAAGGATCGTCAGACTGAGCCTATGATCCGTGAGAGCTATACCGATCCATGGCGCAAGGTGAGTTGGAATGAAGCCATTGCATTTGCGGCAGACCGCCTGAAAGCAACACAAGCAAAGCATGGCAAAGGCTCCATCGGCGGCATCACCTCTTCACGCTGTACCAATGAAGAAGTCTATGTGGTCCAGAAGATGATCCGCGCAGCCTTTGGCACGAACAATGTCGATACCTGCGCCCGCGTCTGTCACTCTCCGACCGGTTATGGTCTGAAAACCACCCTTGGTACTTCCGCAGGCACCCAAACCTTTGCCTCCGTTGATAAATCAGATGTCATCCTCCTGATCGGAGCAAACCCGACCGATGCACATCCGGTATTTGGAAGCCGCATGAAGAAACGTCTGCGGGCAGGGGCCAAGTCAATCGTGGTGGATCCACGCCGCATCGATCTGGTAAAATCCGCGCATATCCGTGCAGATCATCATATCCAACTCCGCCCTGGCACCAATGTGGCAGTGATGAATGCCCTAGCCCACGTTGTTGTCACCGAAGGTCTCGTCGACGAAGACTTTGTGACTGAACGTTGCGATCCAGTTGAATTTGAACGCTGGCGCGCATTCGCCTCTGAGGAGCGCAACAGTCCTGAAAGCCTCGCTGAAATCATCGGTGTTGATCCGCAAGAGCTCCGTCAAGCTGCTCGCCTATATGCGACTGGTGGCAATGGCGCCATCTATTACGGCCTTGGTGTGACCGAGCATTCTCAAGGCTCCACCATGGTCATGGCTATGGCCAATCTCGCCATGGCAACCGGCAATTTTGGTCGTGAGGGCGTGGGTATCAACCCCCTGCGTGGTCAGAATAACGTGCAAGGCTCCTGCGACATGGGCTCCTTTCCGCATGAGCTGCCTGGCTATCGCCACGTAGCTGACGATGCAACTCGTGCTCTGTTCGAGGCTGACTGGGGCGTCGAGTTGCTCGCAGAACCTGGCCTTCGTATCCCGAACATGTTCGCTGCTGCCATTGATGGCAGCTATAAGGGTATGTTCGTGCAAGGTGAGGACATCGCCCAATCTGATCCGAATACTTCTCACGTGGAAGAAGCACTGAAAGCTTTGGACATTCTTATTGTGCAGGACCTCTTCCTTAATGAGACTGCAGCTTTTGCTCATGTCTTCCTGCCAGGAACCTCCTTCCTTGAGAAAGACGGCACTTTCACCAATGCGGAGCGTCGTATCAACCGCGTGCGTCCAGTGATGAAAGAGCAGTCGGAACTCTCAGAATGGGAAGCTGTTTGCCGATTGGCCAAGGCCATGGGCTATGACATGAGCTATAACAATGCCGCTGAGATCATGGATGAAATTGCACGTCTTACTCCGTCCTTTGCGGGTGTTTCTCATCAGCGTTTGGATAACGGTGAAAGCCTGCAATGGCCGGTCAATGATGCCAATCCAGATGGCTCGCCTATCATGCATGTGAATGGCTTTGCTGGTGGCAAAGGGCAGTTCATGATCACCGATTATGTACCGACATCTGAGCGCAGCAACCGCTTCTATCCATTGCTGCTTACCACCGGTCGTATCCTTAGCCAGTACAATGTGGGGGCGCAGACCCGCCGTACGGAAAACAGCCGTTGGCATGAAGAGGATATCCTTGAAATCCATCCGCATGATGCAGAGGATCGCGGCATCGCTGATGGTGATCAGGTTTCCATCGCAAGCCGTATGGGCTCCACGACGCTTAGGGCGGAGCTCACAGACCGGATGCCGGTTGGTGTGGTCTATACCACATTCCACCATCCTCTATCCGGGGCGAATGTCATCACCACTGACAATTCTGATTGGGCTACCAATTGCCCGGAATATAAGGTGACTGCCGTTCAGGTCCATCGCTCCAACCGACCATCTGATTGGCAGGAAGAACATAAGGACAAGGCGCAAACCCACTACCGGATCCGTGTTGATGCCGCAGAATAA
- a CDS encoding formate dehydrogenase beta subunit, translating into MSMILYIPDDAAALSVGADEIAERFAVLGNERNVDLIIVRNGSRGMLWLEPMVELETEKGRLAFAPVTLDAVDSLFDAMQAGSDHPLGLGLTEEIPYFKNQERLTFARVGLTDPLDLNAYEQHGGLAGLKKALALMPADICAEVTESGLRGRGGAGFPAGIKWKTVLDQSVEQKYICANADEGDSGTFADRMLMEGDPFCLIEGMIIAGIATGATKGYVYIRSEYPHAISKMNRAIDVLTRANWLGNDIQGSGKSFTLSIRKGAGAYICGEESSMLNSIEGKRGTVRSKPPIPAIVGLFGKPTIVNNILTLASVPIILANGADFYKNYGMGRSTGTQPFQLAGNIKQGGLVEKAFGVTIRELIEDFGGGTLSGKPFRTAQLGGPLGAYVSEDMLDLPMDYESLAQSQAMLGHGGITVFDSTVDMADMARFAFEFCQVESCGKCTPCRVGAVRGRETVEKILRGENVANNIALVEDLCEIMTDGSLCAMGGLTPMPVLSALRLFPQDFDRTPSQPAEAAE; encoded by the coding sequence ATGAGCATGATCCTTTATATACCGGATGACGCTGCCGCTCTCTCAGTCGGTGCTGATGAAATTGCTGAGCGTTTTGCTGTATTGGGCAATGAGCGTAATGTGGATCTGATCATCGTTCGGAATGGCTCTCGCGGTATGTTATGGCTGGAACCGATGGTAGAGCTTGAGACGGAAAAGGGGCGCCTGGCCTTTGCTCCTGTCACACTGGATGCTGTCGATAGCCTGTTTGACGCCATGCAGGCTGGTAGCGACCATCCACTTGGTCTGGGTCTGACCGAAGAAATACCTTACTTCAAAAATCAAGAACGCCTTACCTTTGCTCGCGTCGGATTGACCGATCCGCTGGATCTGAACGCTTATGAGCAACATGGTGGGCTGGCCGGGCTCAAAAAGGCTTTGGCCCTCATGCCTGCGGACATTTGTGCCGAGGTAACGGAATCCGGTCTCAGAGGCCGCGGGGGTGCTGGTTTCCCCGCAGGCATCAAATGGAAGACTGTGCTCGACCAATCTGTCGAGCAGAAATATATCTGTGCCAACGCCGATGAAGGCGATAGTGGTACCTTTGCCGACCGCATGCTGATGGAAGGTGATCCATTCTGCCTGATCGAAGGAATGATCATCGCAGGTATCGCAACGGGCGCAACAAAAGGCTATGTCTATATTCGCTCCGAATATCCTCACGCCATCTCCAAGATGAACCGTGCCATTGATGTCCTGACAAGAGCCAATTGGCTGGGCAACGATATTCAGGGCAGCGGTAAGAGCTTTACGCTTTCCATTCGTAAAGGAGCAGGTGCTTATATTTGTGGTGAAGAGAGCTCCATGCTCAACTCCATCGAGGGCAAGCGTGGTACCGTGCGCTCCAAACCGCCAATACCGGCCATAGTAGGCCTGTTTGGCAAACCGACCATCGTCAACAACATTCTGACCCTTGCGTCTGTTCCCATCATTCTGGCCAACGGAGCCGACTTCTACAAGAACTATGGCATGGGGCGCTCGACCGGCACCCAGCCTTTCCAATTGGCTGGTAACATCAAACAAGGTGGTTTGGTTGAGAAAGCCTTCGGCGTAACCATCCGCGAATTGATAGAAGATTTTGGTGGTGGCACCCTTTCCGGCAAGCCATTTCGCACCGCTCAGCTTGGCGGTCCATTGGGCGCTTATGTCTCTGAGGACATGCTTGATCTGCCAATGGATTATGAAAGCTTGGCCCAAAGTCAGGCCATGCTCGGCCATGGTGGCATCACTGTTTTCGACAGCACAGTCGATATGGCCGATATGGCTCGCTTTGCGTTTGAATTCTGTCAGGTTGAAAGTTGTGGCAAATGTACGCCGTGCCGCGTTGGCGCGGTGCGTGGCCGCGAGACCGTCGAGAAAATCTTACGCGGCGAGAATGTCGCCAATAATATCGCACTGGTTGAAGATCTCTGCGAAATCATGACAGATGGTTCCCTCTGTGCCATGGGTGGATTGACACCTATGCCGGTTCTGTCCGCATTGCGTCTGTTCCCGCAAGATTTCGACCGCACCCCGTCCCAACCAGCCGAAGCAGCCGAATAG